GGAGAGAGGAAACAAAAACGGAACTCTAGTCCCCGAATGGATGGCCAATCAATATTACGGAAGAGCAAAATTCACCCCTTGGTTGGGCCCCTCGTTCTCCATCTACATGGGTTTTAGGGCTTTGCCATGAATTGTGATCACCATGTTCTCTGATAAAGAGCAGCCATGTGGAAACATACCTATTTATCTCGGGAGAGAAGATATCTGGTTGTATTTCTGATATAGCGTCTTGaattcttgaaggaaaaaaaaatcagatttatgtCAATGCCCAGGTGCTGGTGTGAAAGTTGAAGTTCTAAATCCTATGGGTCTTAGAAAACGCTTACAGACCAAAGCCAGAGAGTGGAAGTTtataaaaacactgcagatggctttttcccccctcttGCAGGATTGTCCCTACATGAAACAAATCAACCACATACTGAATTGTATACCCTTCATCTTCTTTGCTTGCTCATTCAACCTAAATGAATTAAGGGATGAGGGAAGATGTTACCAGATATTTTCTGAAGCTGTCACATAATGGCTTTGCTACCAAGGGGATGTCCTTAGCTGGTGAAGGGTTTGCTCCTGTTGTTAGCTTTGTAGGCTCTGGGCAGTTTTTCTCTTACAGATAGTTACATTCCTTATGATTTTGTCCTCCAACAATCAGGGGTCTCTCCTGAGATTGACTCTCCTCTGAACACAGCCAGATTCTGTGAGTGAATAAAGCTATCACAGAGTATCCACGTGCCTGCCAATCTAACTCCGACGACTTGCGGTCATAGTGTGGTTTGCGATCACCAAGCCTCTTCAGAATGCCCTGGTTTTCCACAGTGATTCTCACTAGCTCCCGGTTCCTTGTTTCTCTGTttaagctgggaaaaaaaaaaaaatcctaaaataggTGAAGAATAAAATTCTCCTTCCAGATTGGAGTGGGGAAGATGAAGTTATGATGTCAGAAATTCAGGCTGCCTGAGTGCAGGGAGCCTGCTGTTCCACAGAGCCCTGAGAACCTATTGAACCAGACCGCATTCTGGGAAACATGCAAAGCTTTTTTAGGGTaaggccagtggttctcagccctgCAGCCTACTAGAAGATTCTATTTTATTGGTCTGGGATGGAGCTTGGGGATTAGCATTTTGCAATAGCTCCCCAGGCATTATTATATGAAACCAGGATTGAGACTCTCTGGTTTAGGTGATGAAGGTCTTGTCTACCCAGAAATCACAAATAGCTGGTAACAGTTTTGGTTCACCTTACTCCCCTCAGCTTTCAACCCAGTTTTAAATACACAAGGATCAGGAAAGACATCTTGACACTCTCCCCTACACActgacacacagatacacactcaTTTTCCTCGCATACATTCCTTTTGTAGCCCTGATCAGACCGCATAATTATTTGCATAAATGTCCCCTCTTTCTGACCTTGTGTTTTGAGGTTAGGAAATATACATCTCATTTCACCTCTGTATCCCTGGTGCTCAGCACATAGTAgttgctcagcaaatatttgcagAAACAATTTTAAGAATGTTATATTAAAATCCCAGTTATcatcaccatttttaaaaagtgctttcctGTGACAAACTCTAAATAGGACTCCAAGGAGTCTCTTAGGGAATAAAAGTTAGCTCTCTAACGTTAGAGAAAGGTTCTTGTTTGGGGtggttttctttctccttaaCATGGTCTCTTTGGTTATCCCTCAGGATAACTTTCCTTCAGTATGCCTCTAGTACTAAAGCCCAACAAGGGGGAAGTCAGTTTtgactttcagaaaatgaagagaaataataCTACCTCTTGGAAAAATATTCGTTCCAGCAATCCACCTTGGCGGGGCCTCGGTGGGCATTGGCGATTTTTTGACACAGTTGCTTGTTTTCGTATTCAATTTTGTCGATTCTCTTTTGTTCACCCTGGTGAGAAACCCCACCCCACCATGGTGACATCATTACTACATCATGCTCCCTCTCACAACGGTGAGCATCCCCCTCCTGTGGGATTATGGGAAAGGGGCAAACTGGGGGCTACAGTGGAGACTGGGAGcagggctgaggaatccaggggTGGTGTATggacaggaggaggaagtggtgggTATTTAGAAGGCTCTGGGAAACTGGACCTCTTTGGGACATAGATAAGGTACATTTGCAGATGGCAAGAACAAATACCTGCAGTTTGCTCAATTTTAAGATGTGATGTGTGTGCGCTGCTGGAGGTTTGGTATCAACAGTAGGCTTCactggagaggaaggaaagagagcaaTGTTACATCACAGGTATCCTCTTAGTAGCCTTAGGGACTCTGCTCACATTCTACACAATGACACTGATTAAAACATTACAAGTTTGAATTCTGAACCAATTCAGTTCAGGGATTCTGGTTCAGTTGACTTTCCCAAACTGACATCTTTTGAAGAGTTTTGAGCAGACATGAAAGCATGATGAGggctgagaaaaataaaatttacagacATAAATGTTCCTTGAAGCTAATGAAAGAGCCTTTCTCCCACCCTTTCCCAATATGACTATCCTGGCTACTGGATGctgccgtctcatcctctgtctagcTTTTTGGCTCTAAAGAGCTTAAATGAGTATTTCCATCAAAGGAACTCCCTGATGGAAGATAAATTTTGTCACTGATGCTAATGCCCTCTTGACCAGACTCAGCAGATAAGGCCATATCATTGCAAAGCTGTGTACTGCTCTGGTTTACCATCAATATCTCTTAAGGTGAGCCCTTTCAGAATCCTAGTCATAGTGTCCAGTTTAAATTGCCCCACATACCTATTTGTATTCTATTCTTATGAAATGCGTAGTGGCCAAAGTCCAGCTTCTTCCTGAAGGATGTGCTCTGTCTGTGATTAGAGACAATTACAGGGTAGGCCAGATAATCCAGGGAATTGTTCATCTTCTCTTCCTAGTCTCACTTCTGAAATGAggcacccaggctcctctgtgaggTACTTAGCTGTCCATGATGGGTTGTCATAGTTACTCAGTTATGACATCAGGGACAGGTCCCCGGGGAAGAAAGAGGAGCAGTGGAGCATGCCCGGttgtccctgggcttctctttTGAAAGTTAACCTATGTCCCAGTCAAGATGaggactgaggctcagaagaTTTCCCACCTACCTGGAATGCAGGTGCCACCAAGGGCAGCAGGAAAAAGTGTGTTGTCTGGAAGGGGTGGGaaggcatggggtgggggtgggaggttggAGAAAACCAGCCTTGGTTACACACCATGGGCTGTAAGTTTAGTCTCCACTGCAGTGGTTTCCCTGAAGGTGTGAGACTACAGCTGTTGGAGATATCAATACAAGACCCTTAATGATAATTTGATTTAAtgtcattttgcagatgaggaaactgaagtccagagCAACAACCAAACTGCTCTAGAGAAAGTTAGCGGCAGAACTGGGCTCCGGATGTGGGTTTCCTGAATTCCCAGCACCACATTTGCTCTTTGGAGGGTGGGGAGATCTGCCATTTCATGCCAGTGGAGGAGGATGGTCATTTGCTGGTAGCCGGACCTCAGTAAATGATGAGTTGCTGACATCATGTGGCTTGTAGTGGGCTGGCAGCTGCTCTAGGAGGTGTAGCGCCTAGTGGGTGCGCTACACGTTTGCTGATGGAGAGGGAGAACCCCTACCTAGTGCTCACTATGTAAAGCTGGGCGCTTTCCTGGAATGTTATATTGAATCTTTCAAAAGGCCCTAGGAGTTAGGTGTTTTTATTACccccattttttccccccaaaaaacaggctcagagaggttaagtcactgcCCAGGACCAGAATGCCATGCTTGTTTGCATAGAGCCCAAGCTTTAGGCAGGATGCCGACTCTCACTGAAGGCTGGAAGAAATGAGCCCTAGAGTTGGGCTTCTCAGCCTTTAACCTTCGTAGGGATCCCCAGCAGGGCTTGTAAAATGCACATCCTCATTCAGCAGGTCTGagctgggcggggtggggggtcggGGGAGATTTTACATTTCTGATCAGCTCCCGGGTGAAGCCAACGCTGCGGGTCCGCAACAGGCAGTCAGAGCTCACAATCGGAACCCGGGTGTCCCTGTAATCCTGAGAAAATTAAGCGACACTTGGGTGTATCCCTGGTCAAGAAAAACTTTTATTGCGCCCTGCATTTAGTCCAGTGTAGTTACTGCACGTCCATGCTTCAGCGGGGGGCGGGAAGAGGACTCTCCGAAACTCCAGGGTGGCAGCATTTCCGCCCCGGACTCAGGCCCCGAAGTCTTTCCCCGCGTTCCCCGGGAACCAAGCGGCACGCATACTTCCCGGAGCTGAGCGCGCCTGGGCGCCCGCGCTTCGCCGCTTCCCGCGCCTTGCGGGCCCGCCTCCGGGGCGGGACGGGGCGGGTCCCGGCTCCGGAGCCCCCGCCCAGCTGACCCGGCCGCTCTCCCCTCGCTCGCGGCTGCCCGGGCGTGCAGGGCCCTGCCGCCGCCATGTCGGGCCCGTTTGAGCTCTCCGTGCAGGATCTCAACGACCTGCTCTCGGATGGCAGCGGCTGCTACAGCCTCCCGAGCCAGCCCTGCAACGAGGTCACCCCCAGGATCTACGTGGGCAACGCGTGAGTCGCCTCTCCCGGGCCCCGAGACGCCCCTCCGACCCCTCCCCGGGGCGCCCCGCCCACccgagggctggggtgggggcgtcGGCGGGAGCGGGTGGGGGGAGCCGGGGCGGGGTCGCTCCTCCGGAAGCCGGGGCCGGGGCTGGGCGGGGGCTGGAGTCACCGCCCACCCTTCGTGCGTGGGGCGGAGGGGCTGGACCCCGCCCCGTCCCcgctctgtccttcccttccctgggTGGTGGAGACCCGGGGCCGCTCGGGCAGCCGGCGTCCGGCCCGGGGCCTCCACCCTCTAGGTGCTCCCGGCCTTGGGCGGTGTCGGGGCGACCAGGTTCACTTAACAGGTGGCCCTCTGTCGCCCGACCGGTCTCCGGCCCGCGCGTCATGTGACAGCTGCCTGGTTCTGCAGTGAGGTCACCGCGGAATGTCTGTCTTCGCTGCCATGGCAACGGGCTGACGTCACAATTCGGGCGTGGAATTTTCCCGGCGAGGCAGGCTTAGATCGGAGAATTGACATATCCCAAACTTGGGGGTTCAGAGATCTGGGGCCAGGTTTCCTCGCTCCTCCCCCTACCTTCCACTTAGGGTTTGATTTATCTAGAATTCTAGAACGACCCAATGATAAACCCCCTGAGGACCTGAGCCATCACTTAGCAAAGGCTGCCGACCTTCTCGCCACCAGgaaatgcatttattatttatcatttaggAGTTCTTACCAAATcaactttctcattttctcataGTCAAACTACTAGTAAGAATTTCTCAGTAGCAGGAGAGAACTAGTGATAGCCATTCTGAGAGGTGTTGAAATctcagccaaaagtaaaaaatagattCCCATGCCTGTGTAGCCTCCGGAGGGCACAGGAGTTTGGGTTGGATTTTCATGAGACCCTGAGGCCCTAACCTCCGTGGGCCCAGAGACCGCAAGTCTAACCCGGTTTTCTCCTTTTTCACAGGAATAAATGGTGGCCCAGAGCAGGTGAGGGCTTGTGAGGTTAGGGTCAATATCTTGTTCATGTCTGTATCCCAGGTCCTGGACTAGGACCTGATGCTTACTTTGCCAAGGACTGCTGCAAAAATGGGGTCATCACAGCACTAGGGGGTCTAGAAGTCAGGTCCCAGCTTCATGGGGGCCAATCTCGTCCATCTATCACTCATTCACCATATGGAGCATCACTGGTGTCAGGCACTGAACAAAGTTCATTCacagtgtgtgtgttaattgctcagtcgtgtctgactcagcgcacctatggactgtagcccgccagcctcctttgtccgtgtaatttcccaggcaagaatgctggagtcggtagccatgcccttccccaggggatcttcccaacctggggatcttcccaacccagggatcaaacctgggtctcccgcattgcaagcagattctttaccgtctgagccaccagacaagccATCATTCACAGTAG
This portion of the Bubalus bubalis isolate 160015118507 breed Murrah chromosome 3, NDDB_SH_1, whole genome shotgun sequence genome encodes:
- the CFAP97D1 gene encoding sperm axonemal maintenance protein CFAP97D1, with protein sequence MNNSLDYLAYPVIVSNHRQSTSFRKKLDFGHYAFHKNRIQIVKPTVDTKPPAAHTHHILKLSKLQGEQKRIDKIEYENKQLCQKIANAHRGPAKVDCWNEYFSKSLNRETRNRELVRITVENQGILKRLGDRKPHYDRKSSELDWQNSRRYIRNTTRYLLSRDK